In the genome of Perca fluviatilis chromosome 4, GENO_Pfluv_1.0, whole genome shotgun sequence, one region contains:
- the LOC120557717 gene encoding RNA-binding protein 15-like, protein MKGKERSPVKKRSRAPDESRDRGGSHPGSKKLGALSSAAGNNGNGSAHSGASSRRSVHSEKRDMRDLDGHNSSSRTSSGYDYGIVPGSKPYSGADVDAETPRSGSRSDLRPPSTPENEYKTLKISELGNQLNDEEIEDGLFHEFKRFGDVSVKISRENDDRVAYVNFRRPEDARSAKHARGKLVLYDRPLKIETVYSSRRRSRSPVSKDNFSPGHRHLHSQRPLSPTGMGYRGYRLQQLALGRLPPPPPPPPPTPPHIRDLERDRETRDFSVYDARNRPPFVPDCAVFRDEDLMTPEDDQRANRTLFLGNLDVSVTESDLRRAFDRFGVITEVDIKRAVRGQNNNYGFIKFENLDMAHRAKVAMSGKVLGHNTLKIGYGKPTPSTRLWVGGLGPWVPLAALAKEFDRFGTIRTIDYRKGEVWAYIQYESLDAAQAACTHMRGFPLGGPDRRLRVDFAETEHRYQQQQQQYVQLPLPLPHYDFVPEPFAHRLTDSVRVRERSPPLLSRFRDRDLYSSAEWSGMGIHDRMRGAGFDPIDRLDRRSHDTWSIERELQGRDLSRKRRHLDDGGRLDHSPDNADFGLRRHGGSLERSPGDGGRCSDPERLPRSGRTSPIRERQNAGFGDKRRKTLSPAAPDSEKDRKRKTSDPSKSPARKEDRLEPLSSSFKPGQQSKPAAGGQKLSQVWQGVLLLKNSSFPTSLHLLEGDVAVATSLLLQVSAGGQVSQLKISQRLRLEQPKLDEVSRRIKAAGSSGYAILLAVPGKSEDGGIQDASSSAERPLKNLVSYLKQKEAAGIISLSVGGSRDKDHGGVLHAFPPCEFSQQFVDASAKAFAKSDDDYMVMVIIRGAS, encoded by the coding sequence ATGAAAGGGAAAGAGCGGTCACCGGTGAAGAAACGCTCCCGCGCGCCAGATGAAAGCAGAGACCGAGGAGGAAGCCACCCGGGCAGCAAGAAGCTCGGAGCCCTGTCGTCTGCTGCCGGCAACAACGGCAACGGCTCTGCTCATAGCGGCGCTTCATCCAGGAGAAGTGTACACAGTGAGAAAAGAGACATGAGGGATTTAGACGGACATAATTCATCCAGTCGGACCAGCAGCGGCTACGACTACGGGATTGTTCCGGGGAGCAAGCCGTACAGCGGCGCTGACGTCGACGCGGAAACACCCAGGTCCGGTTCACGCAGCGACCTGCGGCCTCCGTCAACCCCAGAAAACGAGTACAAGACTCTCAAAATAAGTGAACTGGGCAACCAGCTGAACGACGAGGAGATAGAAGACGgactgtttcacgagtttaagAGATTTGGTGACGTGAGTGTTAAAATTAGCCGAGAAAACGACGACAGGGTGGCGTATGTGAACTTTAGGAGGCCTGAAGACGCCCGTTCGGCCAAACACGCCCGCGGCAAGCTGGTGCTGTACGACCGGCCTCTGAAAATAGAGACCGTTTACTCGAGCAGACGCAGAAGCCGCTCCCCTGTTTCAAAAGACAATTTCTCCCCAGGACACAGGCATCTCCACTCTCAGAGACCTCTGTCTCCCACTGGTATGGGCTACAGAGGCTACCGGTTACAGCAGCTGGCTCTGGGCcgtctcccccctcctcctcctcctcctcctccaacaCCACCTCACATAAGAGAtctggaaagagacagagagacaagagaTTTTTCTGTGTATGATGCCAGGAATAGACCCCCGTTCGTCCCTGACTGTGCCGTTTTCCGTGATGAGGACCTAATGACCCCTGAGGATGACCAGAGGGCAAACCGGACTTTGTTTCTGGGCAACCTGGACGTCAGTGTGACAGAGAGCGACCTGAGGAGGGCGTTTGACAGGTTTGGGGTGATAACAGAGGTGGACATAAAGCGGGCAGTGAGAGGCCAGAACAACAACTATGGATTCATCAAGTTTGAGAATCTTGACATGGCTCACCGTGCCAAAGTAGCGATGTCAGGGAAAGTGTTGGGCCACAACACACTTAAAATTGGCTACGGTAAACCCACACCCTCGACCAGGCTGTGGGTGGGGGGCCTTGGACCCTGGGTTCCACTTGCTGCACTAGCCAAGGAGTTTGACCGCTTTGGCACCATCAGGACTATAGACTACAGGAAAGGTGAGGTGTGGGCTTACATCCAGTATGAAAGTTTGGATGCTGCTCAGGCTGCATGTACTCATATGAGAGGCTTCCCTCTTGGTGGCCCTGACAGAAGACTCCGGGTGGACTTTGCGGAGACGGAGCACCgctaccagcagcagcagcagcagtatgtGCAGCTCCCTCTCCCCCTGCCACACTATGACTTTGTTCCTGAGCCCTTTGCCCATCGCCTTACTGACTCTGTGAGAGTGAGGGAGAGGTCTCCTCCACTTCTTTCTCGCTTCAGAGACCGGGATCTGTACTCCAGTGCTGAATGGTCTGGCATGGGCATCCATGACAGGATGCGGGGAGCAGGCTTTGATCCCATAGATCGTCTGGACAGGCGTTCCCATGACACCTGGTCAATAGAGCGTGAGCTACAAGGCCGAGATCTAAGCCGCAAAAGGAGACATTTGGATGATGGCGGCCGGCTGGATCATTCACCTGACAACGCCGACTTTGGTCTGCGTCGTCATGGCGGTTCATTAGAGCGCAGCCCTGGAGATGGGGGACGCTGCAGTGACCCTGAACGCCTGCCTCGCTCTGGCAGAACCTCCCCCATTAGAGAGCGCCAGAACGCTGGCTTTGGAGACAAGAGAAGAAAAACACTTAGCCCGGCTGCGCCAGACTCTGAGAAGGACCGCAAACGCAAAACCAGTGACCCATCTAAGAGCCCGGCGAGGAAGGAGGATCGCCTAGaacctctttcctcctccttcaAGCCTGGCCAGCAGTCTAAGCCGGCAGCTGGAGGACAGAAGCTGAGTCAGGTCTGGCAGGGCGTCCTCCTGCTGAAGAACAGCAGCTTTCCCACATCACTGCACCTGCTGGAAGGGGACGTGGCCGTGGCTACCAGTCTGCTGTTGCAGGTCTCCGCGGGGGGTCAAGTGTCCCAGCTGAAGATCAGCCAGCGCCTGCGCCTGGAACAGCCCAAGCTGGATGAAGTTTCTCGTCGCATCAAGGCCGCCGGCTCCAGTGGATACGCCATCCTCCTGGCCGTGCCCGGGAAATCTGAAGACGGAGGGATCCAGGACGCCAGCAGCTCTGCCGAGAGACCACTGAAGAACCTGGTGTCCTACCTGAAGCAGAAGGAGGCGGCCGGCATCATCAGCCTCTCTGTCGGGGGCAGCCGCGACAAGGACCACGGAGGAGTCCTTCACGCTTTCCCCCCATGTGAGTTCTCACAGCAGTTTGTGGATGCTTCTGCCAAAGCCTTTGCCAAATCAGACGACGACTACATGGTGATGGTTATTATCAGAGGAgcgtcataa